Genomic window (Flavobacteriales bacterium):
GTAGCTCGGTCAATTGGTCATTCACGAATGACGCTGGATCTTCTACTGGTGGGGTTGGCTCCTGTTCGTACACCGCCCTCTTTGGTGTGGGATGCTGGGATGCGACCGTGACGTTGAATGGGACCGCCTACCCGGTCATTGATGATCTGTTCTGCGTGAATCCCTTTCCGGTCGCCTCGTTCACGGTGTCGGCAACCAATATCTGCGAAGGGGAATGCATCACCTTCACCGATGCGAGCACGCCTACCGGTCAGATCGATAGCTGGACCTGGACCGGCCTGCCGTGCGCACAGGCCGGCAATGGGCTCCCGACCTTCAGTTGCTGCTTCCCGGATTCGGGCACCTACTATCCCGACCTTGTGTATGCGAACGGCTGTCCGGATGCGGTGCTCGATTCCATCGCGATCGTGGTGAGTGATGACTATCCGACGGCTGCCTTCAACCCCACCAGCGTGCTGGACTGTCCGGCCCCGTTGGACCTCAATCTCGTCAATGGCTCGGGGCCTGGGTTGACCTCCTCATGGGAGCTGACCAACACGTCCACCGGCGATGTGGTCTGCGACGCTGCCACCACGGACCTGCTTTGTAACGGGGTTGGCACGGGGACTTATGAAGCCTGCCTGGAGGTGACCAATTCCGGTGGATGCAGCAACGAGGTCTGCCACCCGGTCACGATCTTCGATGCTCCGGTCCTGGATATCACGGTCAACCCCTCGCCCACTTGCGCGAACGTGCCGGTCACCTTCTCTGCCGTCGGGACGCAGCCCGCATCACCAGCCTGGTGCAATGGGATATCGGGTGCGATGGAAGCGTCGATGGGAACGGCTTGGTATGGAACCATACATTCAGTGACGCTGGGACCTATCAGGTCTGCGCGCACATCGAGTACTCCTCGACCTGTTCTGCGGACACCACATTTACCATCGCGGTCTTCGACCCGCTGTGGCAGCCTTCACACCAGGCGATACCACAGTGTGTTTCAGCCCGGTCACGTTGACGTTCGCGAACCAATCCAGCGGGAGTGGCACCTTGAGCTATAGCTGGCGCGTCAATGGCACGCCACAGGCCAACACCAACGACTTCACGTGGACCTTCACCGCGAGCAGCGTCGTGCAGCTCGTCGTCACCAATGACCAAGGCTGCACGGCCACGGAGCAGATCGATATCGTGATTGACCTGCCGGAGTTGAGTTTAACAGGTCTTCCTTTGGTGTTTGTGTGGGACAGACAATCGCGCCGCAGTTCAACCTGAACGTCATTCCCGGCGAGACACCGTACAGCTATTCTTGGGATTTCGATGGTGGCGGGGAGGATAGCAATGCGCCGAATCCGATCTGGTCATACGACGCGGTCGGCAACTACACCATCTGCCTTACTGTGACGACGGCATCGGGTTGCATCATCACCGATTGCCAGGACATCCTGGTATCACCGGCCCTGGATGCCGGGTTCGGACCGGTGCCTCAAGCCCTGTGCGCCGGCGCGGGCGTTGCCTTGCAGGCGGATAATCCGAACGGCTCTTCCTACCTGTGGATTTCGGCGATGGCTGGACCGTGACCACGCCAGGACCATCCGTGAACTACATGTACAACGACACCGGCTGCTTCGATGTGACGCTGACCATTTCCAACCTGGGCTGCGCGGCCGATTCCACTTACCCCAACGCCATCTGCATCTGGGGCCGGTCGCCGATTTCACCATCGCACAGGATTGCGCCACTCCCTTCGAAAGTGTCGTTCACCAACCAATCCCTATTCGACGATAGCCTTTTCTGGGATTTTGGTGATGGAACTGATCTGGTCGGCGATTCTGCGGACGATGCACCGGACATCCATACTCCCACCCACGTCTATGCGAACGAAGGCGTCTATACGGTATGCTTGACCGCAGCCGCCGACACCTCCACCTGTCCGCATACACGTTGCTTCGAGGTGTATATTGATGTGCCCAGCGCGGAACTCCAATTCACACCCACGAGTGGATGTCCTCCCCTGTGCGTGGAGTTCAGCACCACCGAGACCTTCAATGTGGAATGGGAGATCGACTTCGGCAATGGGGATTTGCTTGTGGCCACGGCCCAGGGATGCACGCCGCCTCCCGACGACATCGATGATTGCACGAATTGGAATGTATCCTTTACGGACAGCCCGGCGCCAGCGTCCGGCTATTTCATGCCGTTCCAGGGCGGGAACATCTTCCCGGCCTGTGAATTACGAGAACGATGACAGCTAACGATAACGGCCATCGCCACGAACATCAATGGGTGCACGGCTACCACGGTTTATCAGGATGCCATCACCATCAGCACGGCACCGGACTTCGCCACCTTCAGCTACTCGGTCACCGAACCCTGTGGGCCCTACTGCGTGGACCTGGCTGCGGACAACAGTCTGAACAGCTACCAATGGTCTTACCGCTTGCTCCCCTTCGGCACGTGGACGGCGATTCCTGGCACCACGGATGCCGTGTCGCTCTGCCTGAGGACCCGCCCGGCTACCTGGAGGTGCAACTGGAAGGGGACCAGGGCACCTGTTCGGATGACCAGACTATGCAAGTGGTCTTCCCTGTTCCAGCAGCATCTTCCTTCGGCATCGACGATGCCACGCCATGCCTGGGGCAGGAAGTAGAGTTCACCGAGATGGTTGGAGGAGTAACCGGCCATGTGTGGACGGTGGACGGTGTCCCTGCTCCTGGGGCCCATAACATGGCGCATACGTTCATCGCGAATGGCATTCACGAGGTCTGCTTGAGCATTATCGACGCACAGTACAACTGCCCGGACACCAGCTGCCTGACCGTGGAGGTCTATACACCATTACCAGCGTTCGAGGTGAGCATCAGTCCGCTTGGTTGCGAGTACATCATCACGGTGTGCGACACGAGCACCCTCGCAGGCAACAGCTATATCTACACCCTGCATTACATCTTTCCTCAAGGACCTTCACAGGTCCTCCCTGCGAACAACTCGAACCCGTGCGTGTCGTTCACGGTCGGTGCAGGTGTCTATGACCTGGAAATAGAGGTTGGAGGCCCCGGCGCCTGGAGCAACTGTATCGTTGTGGATACCCTTGAAGATCTGCTGGGCCTTGCGGATGTGCTCGGCCCCTGGTCCTGGGAGCCGGCCGATAGCGTGAACTGCGCGCCCTATTGCGTCGAGTTCGAGGTGTTCAATCCGCTGGCGGCAGGCATCACCTACCTCTGGGATTTTGATGATGGAACCGGAGGTGGTGGAGCGATGACATCCCACTGCTATGCCGGACCGGGCACGTACTGCCCCACGCTGCAGGTCGTCTTTCCGAACCAGTGTGATGCCTTCTTCCCCTGCGTCGACCCCATTGTGGTGCTGCCGTACAGCGTGGAGGCTGCTTATGACAGTATTATTTGCGCAGCCGACACGACCTTGGTAGAGTTCACCGCTGCGGCGCCTTTCGGCATCGGCAGCATCGCCTTCCTGCCCTCTGCGGCGGTTACACCCGGCCCGCCTTGGAGCTTTTCCCTGCATCCTCAGCCAGCAGCACTTTTGTTGCCACCAGCACCTACGCCCAATGCGTTGATGCGGATACCCTACAGATCACGGTGAACCCGCTACCCGATGTCACAGCGGATCCTTTCGGACCATTCTGCATTAACGCAGGCGCGTTACCGGACCCGGTTGTTGATCCGTGGCCCGGAAGCTTCACATGGCCATCGAATAGCACGGACCCGCTCGTCATCGGTGGCGGAGATCACGAGGTGGCCTATTCGTTCACGGATGCGAATGAGTGCACCAGTTCCCTCACCATCCCCTTCACCATCCAGGACACAACGGACGTTGTCTTCGATAGCATCCATGCCTGCATCGACGCCGACCCGTTCGACCTCCACCCGTTCGTGGACCTTCCCGAAGGAACATTCAGTGCCCTGTATGATGGATCGATCTGGACCCCACTGCCTGGCCTCTTCGACCCAGCGGCCGTGTTTCCGGCACCGATTGCTGCACAGCAGATCGGGATCCGCTACGACTATACGAACGCACAGGGTTGCGTCAGCACCAACGACACGGTGCTCACCGTGCATCCGCTCCCCCAAGTGCAATTCAGTGCGGCGGATGTATGCACCTACTCGACCCTGAGCATAACCAACACCAGTGCGATCACTTCGGGTACCATTCAGACCTGGGCATGGGCCATCACCGGGCAACCTCTACTGACCAGTGAGCAGGTGGGGCCGTTCGCCTATCCCGTTGCCGATACACTCTCCATTTCCCTCACGGCCACGTCTGACCGTGGCTGTGCCGATACGATGGAAGAGGAGGTGATCATCCATCCGGTTCCGGTGGCCGCTTTCACTTCGGCCGATGCCTGCCAGTACGATACGGTCCCCTACGCGGACCAGTCCACCATTGCATGGAACAGCGGCGTGGATGTGATCGACACGTGGGATTGGCGTTTCGGTGATGGCCTGGATGCCACCGGCACAGACCCAACACACGCCTGGCAGCTCTGGGGCCCCTATACGGATAGGCTCATCGTGACCTCTGCATTCCGGCTGCGTTGACACGGCCACGCGCAGCATTGTCATCCATCCCGCCCCGGTGAACAGCATGGTAATCGCCCCCAACTGCTTTGGCCACAGCACCACGCTCACGAGCACCTCCACCATTCCGCAAGGCACCATCGAGGCGACGCCGTGGACCATGGACACTCCGCCGGTCAGCTATGATGTGCCTGTCGCCGTTCACACGACTTCTCCTCCGCCGGGTTCTTCCCCATCACCCAGACCCAGAGCGATCAGGGCTGTATCACCCTCCTCGCCGACACCCTGGAGATCGGCCCTTGCCCCAGGTGGCCTTCGACCCGACCGATACGGTCCGGTGCGTGAACGAGCCCTGACATTCACCGACGCCAGCACCATTCCGCGAGCCCTGCACGAACGCGCGTGGCAATGGTCCATCAACGGGGCGCTCGCGGGTACAGGGCCCAAACTGACGGTCACCTTCGATCCCGCCGGGACCTATTCGGTCGGCTTGGTCGTCACCAGCGGCAACGGCTGCCAGGACTCCCTTTCTCTTACGGACCTCATCACGGTACCCCTGCCCATCGCGGGGTTCTAGCGGACCCATCCCGAACGGGCATCCTCTCCCCGGAAATCCAAGTAGTGGACACGGCACAGCTCGCTGTTAGTGGGCCTACGACTTCGGGGATGGCGCACCTCAACCGAAAGGCAACCAATACACCTACGCCACCTTCGGCACCTACGTCATCCAGCAGATTGTCACTAGCGTACATGGCTGCCTGGACACCGCCTACCAGCAGGTTATCATCGACCCGGACCTGCTCATCTACGTGCCCAACACCTTCACCCCGGACGGCGATGGCATCAACGATGTCTTCCTGCCCTCGCTGGATGGTTTCGCCGTGCGTGAGTACAACCTCACGATCTGGAACCGCTGGGGTGAAATGATCTTCGAAACGGATGATGAGGCCGAGGCGTGGGATGGAAGTCTGGGAGAAGCGCCGGTGCAGGATGGCGTGTACATCTGGCAGATCGAGCTGCATGCAAAGAACTTCGTGGGCAGGAAAAGAATGAGGGGGCATGTTACCGTATTGCGGTAAGGGGCAATTAGCATCGTGTTAATTTGGTTCTGCCAGCTTGCAGTGCAGATGCGTCATAATGGTCCATATTTATTCGGCTTTGCGTGTTGCCTGGTCTGCGTGGTCATTTTGTGCAGTCAGGCGAAGGGACAGTCAAATGACCTTGATTCTCCTCAAGGGCGCCTTCCAGGTAGCGCATTCGGATTCTGCGAGGATAACGCTCTTAGCGGAAATTGCACTTGCCTTCGCCATGCCGATGGCGGATTCTGGGCTGGTCTACTTTCATCGGGCACTCACCCTTACGGATTCAGCGCTTGTATCCAAACCATCGAACAGGTATTTGCGCTTCGCTCGATCAAATCTGCTCAACTACATCGCAGCCTACCATGTCAGCAAAGGGGAGATATCAAAAGGGCTGGGACTCTTACGCGAAGCCCTGACCATTCGAGAGGTCGATCAATGACAGCCTTGGTCTTGCGCAGAGCTATAACAACTTGGCAAGATCAACTTCCATGCGGGACGCCACCCTCAGGCTATTGATCCACTTCACAAGAGTCTGCGGGTTTCGATGGCCATCCGCGATTCGAACGCAATGGCATACAACTATAACAATATTGGAAAGGTCTGGAGCGCGCAGTCCATGGCACAGCACTATCGTCAGGTTCGGCAACCTTTGGAAGCGCTTGGTCTTCTCAATGAGGCCTTGGGGCTGGCAGTAGAGTTTGGGGATAGCGTAGGCGTGGCCAAGACCTTGGAGGGTTTGGCACACACAATGGAAGCCTTGGATAGCCTTCCTCAAGCGCTGGCCTATACAAGGAGAGCCATGGGCATCAGCAAGAAACTTGGATTACATGAGATATACTCGAATAATCTAATGAACATGGCGGGCTACATGCAGCGACTGGGTGGACCTAAAGATGCCATCAGATTGGCCTTGGAGGGAACGGCTTTGGCTGAGCGCATCGGGTCGGCCAAGAACAGAAGGAACGGCTATGCACTCCTGGCCAAGTTGTACAAGTCGAACAGCAATCTCGCTGCGGCTTATCGTTCAAGTTGAAGTTCCTGAACCTGAGGGATAGTTTGAACAAGCTCGAAGACGAACAAGCCCTGGATCAAGGCTACAATGCGGTTCGAGCATGAGCAAGATTCCACAGCCGACAGTCTTTCACGCACAGCCAAGCAGCCGCATTCGCGGAGAGGGGAGATAACAATCGAAAACATCTCCGCGAACAAGGAGCGCAATACGGCGACCTTAGTTGCATGTGCAGGCCTGCTCCTGCTTCTGGGTGGGGGCGGCGCCACTGTCCTCGACCGACGTCGCCGCAAACATCGCTACGCCCGACGCTCGGCCCAGCTACAAACCCAAGTCTGGCGGGCCCAGATCAACCCTCACTTCATTCACGCCGCCCTGCAGAGCATCAACGCTTATGTTCAAGCCAACGAGCGACATCGCCTCCGCTTTTCTAACGCGCTTCGCGCGGCTCATGCGCGCCGTATTGGAGAATGCACGCAAAGAAGAAGTAACTCTTGCGAGCGACCTGGCCGTGATGCGGGACTACCTGGAATTGGAGAAGGTGCGCATGAAGGGTGGCTTCGAGTACGCGATAGAGGTTGAACCTCCGATCGATTCCGAGGAGGTGATGGTGCCGCCCATGCTGCTTCAGCCGTTCGCCGAAGAAGCCATCTGGCGCCGTCTTGCGCGGAGGGATGGTATCGGCCGGCTCACCATTCGCGTCCACCTGTATGGCAAGGCTTTGGTCCTTTCATTGGAGGATGATGCATTCGCCGAAGAGCACGATGCCGCAGCGGCGCATCAGGATGAAGCAGGCCCAATCGTTGATGTCGATGGTGCGGCCATAACACGCGCGCGATTGGAGGTGCTTACAAAGCAAGAGACAAGTGCGGCCTCTGTTCATGTCGTTCCGCTTGCAGGCGGGCGGCAGTGGAGTTGATGCCTGCCTTTGCTGAACGCCGCATGAATCATGAGTTGTTGCCCGCTGCATAGCCCTTGGTAGCAGTCGACCGGTTACCCGCTCCTTCTCTTCGCCCTTGCGCTGCTCTTGAACTGCGGCCTCGTCCGGGCCCAATCGGCGGCCATGGATTCTGTTCGACGAGCTATTGCCAAGGCGCCGAATGATACCGCGCGCATCGCAGCTATGGTCGCCCTGAGCGAACTCATCTACACCACCGACCCGGACACCAACGCGTCATTTGCCGCCATGCTATCGCGCTTGCGGACAAGGCATCGGGCGGGACGGGAAGCAACAAGCTCTTGCGCACGACACTCTTGCACCAGAAGGCCACCGCGACCAACAACCTGGCCGCCTCGTACTTCATGTTCGGGGGTTGGATAGCGCATTGACCTACTTTCGACAGGCCCGCGCCGCGCATCAAGCGAATGGATCAAGTTCAGGCGTGGCGGATGCATGGAACAACGAGAGCCTCATCCACGAGGCGCGCGGCAACCACGTGCTGCAACGCGAATGCCTGAGTAACGCACTGAAGGTGTACCAACGAGCAGGAAGCATGGAGCGTGTAGGCTATGCACTGAACAACATCGGCCAGTATCACACGGCTGTTGGCGCCATGGATAGCGCCTGATCCTATCTCGACAGCAGCCTGGGGGTGTGTTCGAGGTTTGAAGGATGAACGGGGAAAGGCAAGCGCCCTGTTGAACATCGGTATGAACCATGAAGCGCGCGGTCTTCCGTCCGAGGCCTTGGAACGCTTCCTTGCTTCCGAGGAGATATACACTCGGATCGACGATCGATCGAGCTTAGCCACTTGCCAGAACAATATCGCGGCCATTTATCATGCACAAGGCTTGCCAGAACAAGCCATTCGCTATTACCACAATGCGCTCGACCACAACACAGCGCTCGGCGATCGCATCGGTCAGGCCACCAATCACATGAACCTGGGCAATGTGCTGGATGTGCAAGGCGATTTGGATATGGCGCTGGCTGAATTCGAGAAGAGCTTGGCGCTATTCGTCGCCACCGGAGATAGGGGTGGGAAGCGCTTGTGCGCGGGCACCTCGGCATCGTATGGAAGAACAAGGTTGATCGCGCCAAGGCATTGGCGCAGATGCGGCGAGCCTCGCGTTGAGCAAGGAGCTCGCGGTACCGCATGCCTTGGCCAAAGCGTTTTACAAAATGGGCCACTTCTTCGAGGATGTGGACCGGTTGGATTCGGCACTTTGGTATTACCACGCCGCTCTCGCCTTGGACCGCAGCATCGATGACCGTGAGTCGGAGTCTTTCGCCCTTTACAGTATCGCTGCAGTTAAACTGAAGGAGGATAGGGTCAAGGAGGCGGAAATCGCTGCGGAGCAGGCGTTGGCGATCGCGAAGCAGAGTGGTTATCCGCTCAATATCATGCGGGCTGCGCAAGTGCTGCATGAGGCCCTGGCTGAACAGGAGCGCTGGTCGCGGGCCTTGGAGATGCTGGAGCTGCACCAGCAGATGAAGGACAGCCTGAACAACGCGGAGAACGCCAGGAAGACGGTGCGCCTGCAGATGCGCTATGATTTCGACCGCAAGCAATTGGCGGACAGCATCGCGCATGCTGCTACTATGGCCGGGACGGAGAATTTGTTCCGCATCGCACTGATGGAGGGCATGCATGTCCGCATCCGGTCGTGGGCC
Coding sequences:
- a CDS encoding PKD domain-containing protein, coding for MTIAPNNQPPYCGQEILTLQVNGVPCGPGSSVNWSFTNDAGSSTGGVGSCSYTALFGVGCWDATVTLNGTAYPVIDDLFCVNPFPVASFTVSATNICEGECITFTDASTPTGQIDSWTWTGLPCAQAGNGLPTFSCCFPDSGTYYPDLVYANGCPDAVLDSIAIVVSDDYPTAAFNPTSVLDCPAPLDLNLVNGSGPGLTSSWELTNTSTGDVVCDAATTDLLCNGVGTGTYEACLEVTNSGGCSNEVCHPVTIFDAPVLDITVNPSPTCANVPVTFSAVGTQPASPAWCNGISGAMEASMGTAWYGTIHSVTLGPIRSARTSSTPRPVLRTPHLPSRSSTRCGSLHTRRYHSVFQPGHVDVREPIQREWHLEL
- a CDS encoding PKD domain-containing protein produces the protein MGQTIAPQFNLNVIPGETPYSYSWDFDGGGEDSNAPNPIWSYDAVGNYTICLTVTTASGCIITDCQDILVSPALDAGFGPVPQALCAGAGVALQADNPNGSSYLWISAMAGP
- a CDS encoding PKD domain-containing protein — translated: MDFGDGWTVTTPGPSVNYMYNDTGCFDVTLTISNLGCAADSTYPNAICIWGRSPISPSHRIAPLPSKVSFTNQSLFDDSLFWDFGDGTDLVGDSADDAPDIHTPTHVYANEGVYTVCLTAAADTSTCPHTRCFEVYIDVPSAELQFTPTSGCPPLCVEFSTTETFNVEWEIDFGNGDLLVATAQGCTPPPDDIDDCTNWNVSFTDSPAPASGYFMPFQGGNIFPACELRER
- a CDS encoding PKD domain-containing protein gives rise to the protein MDGDSWHHGCRVALPEDPPGYLEVQLEGDQGTCSDDQTMQVVFPVPAASSFGIDDATPCLGQEVEFTEMVGGVTGHVWTVDGVPAPGAHNMAHTFIANGIHEVCLSIIDAQYNCPDTSCLTVEVYTPLPAFEVSISPLGCEYIITVCDTSTLAGNSYIYTLHYIFPQGPSQVLPANNSNPCVSFTVGAGVYDLEIEVGGPGAWSNCIVVDTLEDLLGLADVLGPWSWEPADSVNCAPYCVEFEVFNPLAAGITYLWDFDDGTGGGGAMTSHCYAGPGTYCPTLQVVFPNQCDAFFPCVDPIVVLPYSVEAAYDSIICAADTTLVEFTAAAPFGIGSIAFLPSAAVTPGPPWSFSLHPQPAALLLPPAPTPNALMRIPYRSR
- a CDS encoding gliding motility-associated C-terminal domain-containing protein; this translates as MPNTFTPDGDGINDVFLPSLDGFAVREYNLTIWNRWGEMIFETDDEAEAWDGSLGEAPVQDGVYIWQIELHAKNFVGRKRMRGHVTVLR
- a CDS encoding histidine kinase, translated to MFKPTSDIASAFLTRFARLMRAVLENARKEEVTLASDLAVMRDYLELEKVRMKGGFEYAIEVEPPIDSEEVMVPPMLLQPFAEEAIWRRLARRDGIGRLTIRVHLYGKALVLSLEDDAFAEEHDAAAAHQDEAGPIVDVDGAAITRARLEVLTKQETSAASVHVVPLAGGRQWS
- a CDS encoding tetratricopeptide repeat protein; this translates as MERFLASEEIYTRIDDRSSLATCQNNIAAIYHAQGLPEQAIRYYHNALDHNTALGDRIGQATNHMNLGNVLDVQGDLDMALAEFEKSLALFVATGDRGGKRLCAGTSASYGRTRLIAPRHWRRCGEPRVEQGARGTACLGQSVLQNGPLLRGCGPVGFGTLVLPRRSRLGPQHR